The Oryctolagus cuniculus chromosome 13, mOryCun1.1, whole genome shotgun sequence sequence gtgaagcagcagtgGGGGGAGTGGGGTGAGGCCGTGGGGAGGAGTGGGGCAGGGCGAGGcagcttggggggtgggggtggagcagggCGAGGCAGCTGGGGGGGAGTGGGGCGTGGCAGTGGggagccccaccccccaggaaGTCCTGATGCTGGCCACTGTCCCACATGCTCCTTGGGAGGCCCTGAGAGGAGCCACCACGCTCCTCGGCACGCCGACACGCGCACACACGCGCACATGCCTCGTGGAGTGAGGGAGACGCTGGGCACAGGGAGGCCGCCCACAGTCACTGGCGGAACGCTGAGCCCCAAGTTCAGACACTCCTCCTGGGGATGGCCCCGGGCCTGAGTCTGCAGTCCGGTCCACGTGGGCCTCACAGGCAGTGCAGCCGCCCATTTGCATGTGAACAATGTGTAACACACCCTGTCAGAATTTAATCACTTCCAGCCGCTCAGCTCAGCCAAGGCCGGTCCTTACCTGTGCAACCGGGAGgccccctggggctgcagggcaggggcagcagggagggggcgcCCTCCACACCTCAGTGCACGCCCACTCGCCAGCCCTCACGCCAGCTGACCGTGACCCTAACACCGTGGCACTGGGGGCCTCCGTGGCCTTGTCCAGCTGAGGCCAAGGAAGGAAGCGGCACACCGGCGCCACCTGTGGCGGGAGGGCTTcactgcagcccagggctggcgccCAGCCACGGATCCTTTCTGCCCGGCTGGAGGCGTTGCCCGAGGGCTCCTGGGTGCCACCACCATGTCCTCTGCGACTCAGTCCCCCGGAGACTGGCTTGGTCCCGGCTCGTCCTCCACGCCTGGTCTCCACTCCCTGTGCCACCATCAGCATCTCCTGAGCTCCTGGGGCGGCCCCTGTGTACTCAGCCATCCTCCGGGAAGAGCGTCCTTCCAGGGTGGCTCACGGGCGCCTTGGCCACACGTCCCGAAGGCCGGAGGTCAAAAGGGGCCTTCCCCAGTGCGCTCCCGGGAGCAAAGCGGAGGGGGTCCAGCCGCTGTATGAGGAGTGGACAGACGGGGgagccttgggcccctgggagctACTGGGCCCTGGCCCTCACCGCCGTGTCCTGGGAGACCCCAGGCAGCTTTGCCAGTCTGCAGGTGCCACGGGAAAGGCTCCCGGTACAGCCCGGGGACGGGATGGGATTGTCCAAGCCGTGTCTTGACAAGGGCAGCTGTATAGGTCAGAGGTCACAAAGGACGCCTCCCAAGACCCTCACGGGGACGCCGAGGAGGGGAGTCTCATGTGGTCCCGGGCAAAGACCTCGGCCCTGGGCCGCTCAGGAGAGAGCCGGCTCCCTGGAGGTGGTCTGCCCAGGCCACCGGCCGCCACAGTGGGAGAAGCTGGGGCTCCCGGGGGGCCTCTGTCCAGGCCGTggggcccctccctgggcaggcCCAGTTCCTCAGGAGCCTAAGTGAGCAGGGTGGGAAGAGGGGGAGGCTGTGGGAGACGCACCTGCGAAACAGCAGGGCAGCTCCACCTGGCAGGGGCGGTGACCCAGGGCAGGGGCGAGCCAAGCCAGCacagagggggctggggagggagctcGGCGCTGTGGGCTCCAGGGGGAGCCGAGGCTTCCTGCTGCGGTCTAGCTGAGCCTCCTCTGGCTCTGGGACAGCAAGTCCAAGTACAGCTGGGACCTCAGGAACCGGGGGTAGGAGTCCTTCTCCATGAGGCTGCGCACCTTGCCCTGGGCTTGGTCAAAGCAGGTGAGCGAGGGCTCCTGCATGTTTTTCCTCGTGGCCTCTCGGGTCTGGAAGTCGATGTTCACCTGCAGGGTGCACACAGGGCGAGGTCGCGGCCGGCacgccaccccacccccgccccgcagcGAGgcggccccacccagcccccggGGACTTCTGGAGCCAGACGCACCCGGCATCAGTCTGGCAGCAGGGACTTGGAAGGGAAGCAGACGCTCGAGGTTGGCCTACGCCGCTGGGGATAGTGGCGGCAGCCCAGGCACACCGAAGCCTCCCGCCGGAAAGCCCAGGGCTTCCCCCAGCCGCAGAGACACAAACTCCCCGCGCAGAGCGGCCAGCACGCGTGTCTGTCACAGCCGGCTCGGCCGGGGCCCCGGGTCGCAGCTGCCCGGTGAGCCAGGGTCTCCCTGAAGGGCCCGGGCCTGCGAGCCCTCTCAGGGCCTGTGAGCTCTCTCAGGGAGCATCTGCGTCAAGGCCAGAGCGACACAGCCGTAAATCATCAGTTAGCGATGACGACCGAGCGGCACAAGTACCTGCAAGGACTCACTAATGAGCCTCGCCAACGGTGCCCGCGGTGGCCGAGGCCGCGCCGGGTTACGCTGGGTGACGACGCTCCGTGAATTTAAGAGACTCCGCCAGGCCTGGATGCGAGCCCAGAGGACGCCCCGGGTCTGGTGGAGCACAGGCTCAACTCCACCCACCCTGGCAAAATCCCCGCGGCCCTTGGGCTGCAGCAAGGCTGGGCTTCGGCCCTTCCCCCTCCCGCAGGGCCGCCCCGGGAGAGGCACGCATGCCAGGGCCCGCACAGGCCTGAGGGGCGCCGCGGCCGACGCACCTCCCGTGGGGCCTGCACGTCCACAAACTCCTCGAAGATCCTGTGGGCCCTGGAGGCCAGCTTGGCCGCCGACCGCGTCTTCTTGAAGTCCTCGCAGGCCAGCCAGAACTCCAGGTTCTCCTCACTGAACTCCGTCTTGAGGAAGGCGCGGAAGGCGGCCACTCCATCTGCGGGAAGAGAATCAGGGAGAAGCCATGGTCAGCACGGGAACAGGAGCCAGGCGGGCACGGGGCCCTCTGCAGGGACCTCATGGGAAACACGTGGGAGCCACAGGGTCAGCGGAGGCCACGAGAACTGCCCAGCTCCTCAGGCCCTGGTCGCATGCGAGCTGTCCAGGCCCTGACCCGCGTCGCTCACCGGGCAGCACAGGG is a genomic window containing:
- the RGS8 gene encoding regulator of G-protein signaling 8, with protein sequence MAALLMPRRSKGMRTRLGCLSHKSDSCSDFTAILPDKPSRALKRLSTEEAARWADSFDVLLAHKYGVAAFRAFLKTEFSEENLEFWLACEDFKKTRSAAKLASRAHRIFEEFVDVQAPREVNIDFQTREATRKNMQEPSLTCFDQAQGKVRSLMEKDSYPRFLRSQLYLDLLSQSQRRLS